The Nitrobacter hamburgensis X14 sequence CCGGGCGCGCCGATCAGCGTTGCGTTCGATCCGCTGGACGGCTCGTCGAACATCAACACGAACATATCGGTGGGTACGATTTTCTCAATCATGCCCACTCCACCCGATGCCAGCGCCGCCTTTACCCAACCCGGCAGCGCGCAGCTTGCGGCTGGTTTCGTTGTCTACGGCCCGCAAACCTCTCTCATCCTCACCCTCGGGCAGGGTGTCGATATCTTTACGCTCGATCGCGTCGAGAGGGTGTTCAAGCTCACGGGATCGATGATGCAGATCCCGGCGGATGCAACCGAGTTCGCTATCAACACCTCGAACAGGCGGCACTGGGATTTACCGGTTCGCGCCTATATCGATGAATGCCTCATGGGAGCCGATGGGCCGAGCGGCAAGAATTTCAACATGCGTTGGATCGGCTCGCTGGTCGCGGAGGCTTTCCGCATTCTCGTTCGCGGCGGCATATTCCTGTATCCCGGAGACGCCCGGGATGGCTACGAAGATGGCCGCCTGCGCCTGGTCTATGAGGCGCACCCGATGGCGTTCATCATCGAGCAAGCGGGCGGTGGCGCCTCCACCGGACGAAAACGAATTCTCGATATCGTGCCCGGCAGCCTCCATCAGCGAGTTCCGCTGATCATGGGTTCGATCAAGAACGTCCGGCGGCTCGAAGATATGCACACGGGACCTAACGTCGCTTTGGAAGCGAATGCACCGTTGTTCGGGCATCGCGGCCTGTTTCGCGTTTGAATTGAGGGGCTGTCGCAATCGTGTCCAGAAAGTATCCTATCATATCAATCACGGGTTCGTCGGGCGCCGGCACGACATCCGTCAAGCGGACTTTCGAGCAGATTTTCCGCCGCGAGAATGTCGTGGCTGCGTACATCGAAGGAGACGCGTTCCACCGTTACAACCGTGCCGACATGCGCACGCGCATGGCCGAGGAGTCGGATCGGGGCAACAAGCATTTCAGTCACTTCAGTCCCGAGACCAATTTGTTCGACGAACTGGAGGCTGTGTTCCGGAGCTATAGCGAAAGCGGAACCGGCAATACGCGTTACTATGTCCACGACGATGTGGAATCCGCGAAGCACGGTGTCCCTCCCGGGACGTTCACCGACTGGCAGGCGCTGCCGGAGAACTCGGACCTGTTATTTTACGAAGGTCTGCACGGGGCGGTCGTGACCGACAAGGTGAATGTTGCCCAATACGCGGATCTCAAGATCGGCGTCGTTCCCGTGATCAACCTCGAATGGATCCAGAAGCTGCATCGGGATCGCAGTGCGCGGGGCTATTCCACGGAGGCGGTCACCGACACCATCCTTCGGAGGATGCCGGATTACGTCAACTATATCTGTCCTCAGTTCGCCGAGACGGACATCAACTTCCAGCGCGTGCCGACGGTGGATACTTCAAATCCGTTCATCGCCCGGTGGATACCCACGCCCGACGAATCGATGGTCGTGATCCGTCTCAAGAACCCGCGCGGCATCGACTTCCCGTACCTGCTGTCGATGATTCCGAACAGCTTCATGTCGCGCGCGAACTCGATTGTCATTCACGGGTCCAAGATGGATCTCGCGATGCAGTTGATCCTGACGCCGCTGATCCTTCAGCTTATCGACCGGAAGAGGCGGGCATGAGTGAACTGATCGCATTTCCGCAAGCGGCAGCCTCGGCCGCGTCGAAACGGGGCGTGACCAAAAATATGATCGCGCGAAGCGCGACGTCTTATCAGGGCAGCCAAATGGGGAGGGAACCGACATGGCGCGCATAACACTGAGACAGTTGCTGGATCATGCCGCGGAGCACGGCTACGGCGTACCGGCGTTCAATATCAACAATATGGAGCAGGGGCTTGCCATCATGGAGGCCGCGGCCGCCGTCGACGCGCCGGTCATCCTCCAGGCCTCGCGCGGCGCGCGCTCCTACGCCAACGACATCATGCTGGCGAAAATGATCGACGCGCTGGAGCAGATGTATCCGCAGATTCCGCTGTGCATGCATCAGGATCACGGCAACGAAGAAGCGACTTGCGCCACCGCGATCAAGTACGGCTTCACCTCGGTGATGATGGACGGCTCGCTCAAGGCCGACGCCAAGTCCGCCGCCGACTACGAGTACAACGTCGATATCACCCGCCGCGTCGTCGACATGGCGCACTGGGTCGGCGCTTCGGTGGAAGGCGAACTGGGTGTGCTCGGCTCGCTCGAACACGGCGGCGGCGAGCAGGAGGACGGGCATGGTATCGAAGGCCCGGTCAGCCACGATCAATTGCTGACCGATCCGGATCAGGCCGTCGATTTTGTTCGCGCGACCAAGGTCGACGCCCTGGCGATCGCGATGGGCACCTCGCACGGCGCCTACAAGTTCTCGCGCAAGCCGGACGGCGACATTCTCGCCATGAAAGTGGTCGAGGAGATTCACCGCCGCCTTCCGAATACGCATCTGGTGATGCACGGCTCATCCTCGGTGCCGCAACATCTGCAGGATGAATTCAATAAGTTCGGCGGCGAGATGCCGCAGACTTGGGGCGTGCCGGTCGAGGAGATCGTTCGCGGCATCAAGCATGGCGTCCGCAAGGTCAATATCGATACCGACTGCCGCCTGGCGATGACGGCTGTATTTCGGAAGATCGCGACCAGCAACAGAAGCGAATTCGATCCACGCAAGTTCCTAAAACCGGCGATGGATGCGATGCGCGACCTCTGCCGCGAGCGCTTCGAACAGTTCGGCACTGCCGGAAATGCCGCGAAGATCAGGGTGATCCCATTGTCTGAAATGGCCAAGCTCTATCGCGCCGGCAAACTTGATCCGCGTATCGGCGAAACAGCCGTCGCCGCGGAGTGAAATACGATCCGAATCTGTCGCGGATCACACAAAGAGAGACAGAAAAGAGAAGGAGAACAACATGAACGTCCTTAACGAGAAGTCGCTGACGGTTCGCGGCAAGGACCGTTATAAATCCGGTGTCATGTCCTACAAGAAGATGGGCTATTGGGAGCCCGACTATACGCCGAAGGACACGGACATCATTTGTCTGTTTCGGGTTACGCCGCAGGACGGCGTCGACCCGATCGAAGCGGCTGCGGCGGTGGCCGGCGAATCCTCGACCGCGACCTGGACCGTGGTGTGGACGGACCGTCTCACGGCGGCGGAGAAATATCGCGCCAAGTGCTACCGCGTCGATCCGGTACCGGGGGCGGAAGGCCAGTACTTCGCCTATATCGCCTACGATCTCGACCTGTTCGAACCCGGTTCGATCTCCAACCTCACCGCGTCGGTCATCGGTAACGTGTTCGGCTTCAAGCCACTCAAGGCCTTGCGCCTCGAGGACATGCGGTTGCCGGTTGCCTACGTCAAGACGTTCAAAGGGCCGCCCACCGGCATCGTCGTCGAGCGCGAGCGTCTCGACAAGTTCGGCCGGCCGCTGCTCGGCGCCACCGTCAAGCCGAAGCTCGGCCTGTCCGGCCGTAATTACGGCCGCGTGGTCTATGAGGCGCTGAAGGGCGGTCTCGACTTCACCAAGGACGACGAGAACATCAACTCGCAGCCGTTCATGCACTGGCGTGAACGTTTCCTCTACTGCATGGAAGCGGTCAACCGCGCCCAGGCAGCGACCGGCGAGATCAAGGGCAGCTACCTCAACGTCACCGCGGCGACGATGGAGGACATGTACGAGCGTGCCGAGTTCGCCAAGGAGCTAGGGTCGGTGGTCGTCATGATCGATCTGGTGATCGGCTACACCGCGATCCAGTCGATGTCGAACTGGGCGCGCAAAAACGACATGATCCTGCATCTGCATCGCGCCGGTCATTCGACCTACACGCGGCAGCGCAATCACGGCGTGTCGTTCCGCGTCATCTCCAAATGGATGCGGCTCGCCGGTGTCGATCACATCCACGCCGGAACCGTGGTCGGCAAGCTGGAAGGCGATCCGCTGACCACGCGCGGCTACTACGATATCTGCCGCGAAGAGCACAATCCGATGCAACTCGAGCATGGCATCTTCTTCGACCAGAACTGGGCCAGCCTCAACAAGATGATGCCGGTTGCTTCCGGCGGCATTCATGCCGGCCAGATGCACCAGCTCATCCAGCATCTCGGTGAAGACGTGGTGTTGCAGTTCGGCGGCGGCACCATCGGTCACCCGATGGGCATCCAGGCCGGCGCGACCGCCAATCGCGTGGCGCTGGAGGCGATGATCCTCGCCCGCAACGAGGGCCGCGATTACGTCAGCGAAGGTCCGGATATCCTGGCCAAGGCAGCCGCAAGCTGCACGCCGTTGAAGCAGGCGCTCGAAGTGTGGAAGGACGTCACCTTCAACTACCAATCCACCGACGCGCCCGATTATGTAACGACCCCGGCCGTAGCGTAAAGGAGGACATTATATGCGTATTACTCAAGGTTGTTTTTCGTTCCTGCCCGATCTGACCGACGAGCAGATTTCCAAGCAGATCCAGTACTGCCTCACCCAGGGCTGGGCGGTGAACATCGAGTTCACCGACGATCCGCATCCCCGCAACACGTATTGGGACATGTGGAATCTGCCGATGTTCGACCTGAAGGACGCGGCAGGCGTGCTGATGGAACTGAACGAGTGCCGGAAGGTCTATGGCGACCGCTACATCCGGATGTCTGCATTCGATTCCAGCCATGGCTGGGAGTCGGTGAAGATTTCGTTCATCGTCAACAGGCCCAAGGATGAGCCGGGCTTCCGGCTCGAGCGCCAGGAGTCCGACAACCGCAACATCCGGTACACCACGACGTCGTATGCGGTGACCGCACGTCCCGAGGGTCAGCGTTACTCCTCGTGACATGATTCCATCCGGTTCAAACTAGGGCGATCCATCCTCCCGATCGTCCAGTTCCGGATGTACTGCTCCGTCGTCTCGCATGGCGACGGAGCTTTTCTCCCCCGAGCGGTTTCAAAAGAAGCCACCGACCGAGGCTATCAGGACCACCGTCGATGCAAGAAAAAGTCAACATTCGCGAGGAACTCGAAGCCGTCGGAATCGGAGAGATTCTCGCGCAACTCGATCGAGAGCTTATCGGTCTCAAACCCGTCAAGACGCGTCTCCAGGAAATTTCCTCTCTGTTGCTTGTCGAACGGATACGCAAGAAAATGGAACTGACGTCGGAGACTCCGACGTTGCATATGTCGTTCACCGGGAATCCCGGGACCGGCAAGACCACCGTTGCCTTACGGATGGCCGATATTCTCCATCGCCTCGGTTATGTGCGCCGTGGTCATGTCGTGTCGGTCACGCGCGACGAATTGGTCGGACAGTATATCGGTCACACCGCGCCGAAGACCAAAGAGATATTGAAAAAGGCGATGGGCGGCGTGCTGTTCATCGACGAGGCCTATTACCTCCACCGGCCCGACAACGAGCGCGACTACGGCCAGGAAGCCATCGAGATCCTGCTTCAGGTCATGGAGTCGCAGCGCGAGGACCTGGTGGTGATTCTCGCGGGCTACGCCGACCGTATGGAAAAATTCTTCTCCAGCAATCCCGGCTTCCGCTCGCGCATCGCGCATCACATCGACTTCCCCGACTACAGCAACGACGAACTGCTCGCGATCGCGGAAGTCATGCTGAGCAAGATGAACTATAAATTCAACCCCGAAGCCCGCGAGGCGTTTGTACGCTACATCGCCTTGCGCAAGGCCCAGCCCTTGTTCTCCAACGCGCGTTCGATCCGCAACGCGTTGGACCGTATCCGCCTGCGTCAGGCCAATCGCCTGGTCGCGGACCAGAACGCCGTTCTCTCTGTCGAGGATGTCAAGTCGATCACAGCGTCCGACGTTCTTGCCAGTCGCGTGTTTGAGACGTCGCAGCCTGCCGTCGTCGAGCAACTGATGGACAAGAGGAAGCGGTAGCCTTTTCGGGGTCAAGTCATTACGGTCGCGTCTCCTCGCAGTCATTGCTCCGTTACAAAGACCAACGATTACCCCGTGCCGGCGGCTTGAGGGTAGCTGCGAGCGGGAAGACGCAGTCTTCGATCCCCCTCATCATCATAAAGCGTGGTCTGACGACCGCCTACCGTTGTGCATTTGGAGTATCCACTATCGAAGACCTGCATACGGCCGTGAAGCAGGCTACTCAAGTGGAGCGATCGACTTTCGATTTACCTCTCGGATAGATGGCTGGAGCTCGGACTGGTTCTCGTTCTCGGTCGATCAGCGGCGCGATCTGGTGGGAATTGTTGAAAGAGATCGCTACAACACCGGCTCGACGTTGTTACTGGCCAGCTGCCGGCGAGGCATAGCGCTAACTACCATCCTCGATCCACCGGAATGCGCAGTCAGTTTAAACGGCACAAGAAGAAGACGAAAGCAACTCCTCTCCTAAAGCAACTTTCTCTACCGCGGCAATGCCGCAATTGGCCAATTGTAACTTGTGCCTAATCCCGAGCGCCAGGCGACAAGCATAGCTTGTGCTGCGTCATGCCGCAGTTCTGCGCGCCGAGCCGCTCGCCCTGTGAACATCAGGTAGCGCATCACGATGTCGAGTGCCCCGCTCAAGACAACCGGATCTGCGTACAAGGGCCACGGACACAGTAACACGGCATACTCCTCTCACGCACGACATAGAAAACATCTACGATCTAAAAAGGTCCCAGAAACTAACCAAGGACAGGGGATCTTGGCTACGTGAAAGCTTCCGAATTCTCAGTGAGGTAATTCAATCCACAGCTGCTCCGTCATCGCTCCATCTCATGCGGCTGGCACGCCTCTTCGTTCTTCAAAACATTTCCCACTTGGCCTTTATAGACCGTGCTAGAATTAAACTGCTGAAGGTGAGAGTTGCATCGCCAGCGACATGCATTATCCTTTCTGTGGTTGCTGTCCGCGATGCAAGAAGATTTTTGACATGCGAGCATGTGATCGAATGCGCTTCTTCCATGCTCCAGAGGTGGAGTGCATTTGCAAGGGCAAGGCCTCTGCGTCTTACGCGTTGGGAGTGAAGGCCTCTATTGTCACCAGCAAGGCAAGCTGCATATGTTGTGCGGTTCCTCGCTCAGCAATCCGCCAATGAATGCGCCCGCGCTCACCGCCGCATGCTCCAGCGAAAAACAACGGGCACACATCCATCGCTTGATGTCCCGCTGCGACGACGCCTCACAACTTCAGCACCGTTTCGATCGACGCGTCCCTCGTCCATGATCGATGTCGAATCATGGTCATGCCTCGAGTCAGAACTCGCTAAACCTCGCAATACAAATCACGCCTAGGCTCAGGACTTCTCTGTTTGTCGCATGCCTAGCGCGACAAATCCTTGCGGAACTTCGGCTCCTCTGTCATCGACGCTTTTGCATCGCGGACGGCAATCACAGAGGTTCTGACCCTAGTTCCAGCGACCCCGCTGATTCCATCATCGGCCTCGTGGGTGGAGTCACCATCAGCTATCTGCTGCACACCACTTGGTAACAGCCATTGCGGGCGTCACCTCGAACTTGCCGGCTCTTGAGGGGCCCCGTTACCAGAAGCTCGTTGGGTGGAATCCTTAGGCATCATGGCGCACCATTTGTGCGCTGGCAAAGGACACGATTGACATTCACAAAGTGTTGGAGATATATCGTCTACGATATCTCACGCATTTAAATTGATACTTTATAATATGTTTTAGATATTTTATATATAGCGCAGAAATTCCGTTGTGAGTCGCATTGGAGCTGGCCAATTCATGATTTCCGCTAATCAACTCAGGGCCGCCCGTGCACTCCTGAATATAGATCAACGACAAATGGCTCAACTGGCGGATCTTTCAGTCCCGACCATTCAACGCATGGAAGCTAGTGACGGCGTCATCCGTGGCAATGTCGATTCCCTGATGAAACTGGTTTCAGCTTTGGACAACGCGGGCATCGAGTTGATTAGTCCGGATGGTCAAAGCCTGGCTGGCGGTCGGGGCGTCCGGCTCAAAGAACAAGTCACGAAGCCAACGATAAAGCGACCTAAGTCTTCCTCGTTGCGGCCCTTGGAACGAGCTCGATGAACACTCTGGCTGCCGAAAAAATGGACCGCCCCATCGGAGATGACGAAAACGCCCTGTCGAGAATTCGCATTGGCTATTGAAGCCGACCGACAAGGCGAACTGTTCTGACGACATGGGAGGCGGATTCTCCCTTATCTCGCTCGATACAAAGGGTGACACAGCGGGAGCTGCGGCACAGTGAATCGGCGTGCACGTGGCGCTCGCGAGAGACGTCATCTCGCGTGATGTAATCGCAGCGTGACGACGACGGCCGACACGCTTCCCGACGATCCCGGCACGCTTAAGGCGATGCTGCTGGCAGAACGGGCGCGCGCCGCGCGGCTGGAGCAGATCATCAAGGAGCTGCAGCGTCATCGCTTCGGCCGGCGGGCCGGGGCGCTGCCCGAGAACCAGTTGCTGCTCAGCCTGGAGGATGTCGAACAGGTCAAGGCGAGCCGCGACGCAGCGATTGATGCAACCAATGCGGCCGAGCGATCCAACCGGGCCGCCAGGCGCCGCAAGAACAGAGGACCGCTACCGTCGCATTTGCCGCGGGTCAGACCGGACGAGTTCAGCACTTTTCGTCCACTCCCTAGGGACATTTTTGGACGAGACGTCGAGGTAGTCTGGTCCACCCTAGCCTATCTTCATAAAATTGTATAGCAACTTCAATAGTATATGAGTTCACAGTTTTATTCTGAATGGCGCGCTACCCGGAATAAAACTACGAACTCTTATGTATTTGAAACCACTATATAATTATAATTGTCGCTAACAATGTTGCGGCGGCGGTGGCGAACGCGCACGGCCTGACCTATTTCGAACAACCTGCTCGTCAAGCTCGCAACGCGCGATGGGCCTCCTGTGCGTCCCGAACCATCGGCCGACCGCTGCCGTGTGGCGCGTCGAGTGTCGTCATGCGTAATCCTGACAGATAACCGCAGAGATTAATTCGGCATGACGCGCCAGACCCGGCCGAGTTCATCGACGCGGACGGGAACAGCCGCCAATTTCTTCAACGTATTGTATGACGCCATCAGCCAGCGAAACGGATCGATGTCGTTGTTGGTGGCGTGGCGCTTGTCGAGATTGCCAGTCTCGTTGTGGTCGGCGAGCTTGAACCGTCCGGCAGCGGCGTCCAGCCGATGCACGACCATGATCCGGGCCCGGCCCTCATGGTCGAGCCGGATCAGGTCGCCTTTGTGAATGCGCATCACCAGCTTCGCGCCCTCGTTGGCGTCACGCCATTGCGGCGCGTGCGCTATCTTTGGGCCAGCGTTTTTCTTGTTGGCATCGAAACGGCGCACGGCCTCGCCGTCCCATTTGCCGCCCGCCGTCTCGAATACCTCGACGCAGAAATTCTCGCCGGCGCTGTAGGCCTTGTAGGCCACGCCACTCGCGCGGTTCGCGATTGGGACGAGATAGTCGCCTTTCTCTTTCTTGAGAATACGGACATGGCGCAAGCCATGCTTGAACTGCGGATAGTCATCGGAGGGTGCTTGCAACTGCCGCAGAGCGTCCGCAAGGGCAACGCCCTTTGTCTTTTCGACATTCACATGGTCACGAACGATGGTGCGCAGCTGAATGTCACGGATGCGATCAACCTCGTTCTCGTTCAGGCTTTCGATCGCCTTGCGATAGACCAGGTTGCCGGCTTCTTCCTCTTTCAGGCCGGTGGCATCCAGCGGCTTGACGAAGCCGTAGGCGCTGTCCTCGTGCAACTTGCCTTCAATGCCGTGATCCGGCTTGTGCGAGACCACCATCTTCTCGAGCGCGGCTTTGAGATCGTCGCGCATTGTCGGCCATGGCGGCTCGATGACGAATTTCTCGTGCTCTTCGTCGTAGGCGTTGGCCATCTTCCACAGCAGCGAGCGATCCGTCAGCGCAGTGACCAGGCCATCGATGGCGTGATGCCGATGATCGGCGCGGTTCTTGACGCCGGAGAACTCCATGTCGTCGGTGGAGGCGAGAAATTCCTCCGCTTTGTCCTGCACGCCGGCGTAATTATCCGATGGCAGGAGACCGTTGAGCCCCCATTTGCCGCGCAGCATGCTGGTGAGACGGCCCGGCACCACCCAGATCTGATTGGGATCGGTGACGGCGCCGAGATATTGTTTGGCCAGTCGCGCCAGCCAGCCGGTCTCGTTCAACTGACGGGCCAGGAACCCGCCGCGCTTGTCGAATTCCTCGCGGGCATTGGCATCGAAACGCCAGCGCTTGTTGCGTGGCAGGCCGGTGGCGCGGGCTGCGATATCGTCCCAATTGTAGCGATGGCCCTGAAGCGTCGGGCTCGATCCGAACGCCTCGGACGGTGTCTGCTTGCGCTTGTGGCGGTTAGCGTAGCGCATACAGATGATCTTGTTGGCCGGGCTGTCATCCAGCGTCATCGCGACCGGCAGGATATGGTCGATGTCGACTTCGTCGGAGAGCAGCCGCTCAATGCTGATCTGCTCGCCGGTATAGACGCATTTGCGATCCAGCGGATCGTGCGCGAGTTCTTCCCATAGCCGCATCTTGAGCAGGTTGCGCGGATTTGCCGGACGGCCGAATTTGGCAAGCTCCTCGGCGCGCGCTTTATTCTTGTCCTGATTCCGTCGCTGTTCGCGCTGTCGCTCGGCCTTCTGCTGTTCTGACAGCTTCAGCGCGCGGGTGAACTCGATGGAAATCTCGGTTGGCGGCCCATACTTGTCGATCAGGTCGTTGACGACGCGGCGCAATTGCCCGAGTCCGATATGCACGGTCGGGTTTGGAAACTGGCCGTACTGCTTTTCCTTCTGGTCCCGCGCATCGCCGCTGCCGACCACGGCATCCTGTAGCCACTGGCCATAATACGGCAAACGGCCGAGTTGCTCGCCGGTTGGTAGCTTGGCGTGGTCGTAGCCTGCACGCTTGGCCGCGATGTGATAGCCGGCGCCCGCCACGCCATCCTCATCGAGCCCGTCCTGCATGATAGGCACGATCTTTTTGATCGCGCGCAGGCCGAGCCGACAGTGGCCGTCCGGCAGCGTCGTATTGGCAACGCGCGCGGCCGCTGCGCCGTCAAGCGCACATTCCTTTTCGAGCCATGCGATCAGTTCGTTTTCGTCTTCGGTCTCTTCCAGTCTGGCGACGATCGCGATCTGCCGCTCAGGAGGAAACCCGCGCCACGCCTTGTTGAAGCCCTTCTTGTCCGACAGCCGCGCGGCGGTCTGGTCGCCGTCGAGCGCCGCGCGCCGGTCGGATTCAAGATTAAACCTGGCTTCCGCCGGAAGTTTGAGCAGCGTGCGCAGCTTGTCGAATTTCACTTCCCTGTTGGCGAGCAGCGCCGCCACGACGAGATCGCTCTGTTCCTTGGTCAGCCTGCGCGAGCCCTTGCCGGTGTCGCGGATTTCGAGGTTACGCGCCTCCGAGAGAATACGAAATCGCTGCGCCAAAGGATGGGACCACGGTGCGCGATAGCCTTCGGGATCTTCCTTGAAGGGGCGCGTTGCGGGGTCGAGCGTGCATTTGCCGACAATCGCAGGCTTCAGCGGGCGCTGGTAGAAGATGATATGCTCGATCTCCGTCCTCGCCTCGTCCGTGATCGTGGCATGGTGCGCGCTCTGCCCTGCCCAGATCGCGTTGAACTCGTCCCGCAGCATATCGCGCGTCGGATAGTAGTCGTAGCTCGCCTTGGTGCCGGTAATGGTGGCGCGGGCGCGCACGCCATGAGGCGCATCCGCTCGCGGAAGCACCTCGTCGCCGAACAGACGCTTGCGGACTTTGGCCCAGATTTTCTTGCGGGCGTTGCCGGTGAGGTGATCCTTGCCGAGCCGCACAAGTTCTGCGCGGATCGCGGTCTGCCGGTCTTCATAGGATTTGCGCAAATGCATATCGGCGAAGAATACGCCGAGCGTCTCGTTGCCCTTGTCGGTCGCAAGGCGGGATGCCGCCTGCTTGATAGCGCCGTCCTCGCTCTGCTTGCTGTCGGTCTTGCGGTTCGACTGGAAACCGCGGCGCTGGTTGAGATGAAACAGCGCACGCCCAACATGATGCGCGGGCAGGGTATCTGTCAGTGCGGTTTTGCGCAGCGCATAGGGGTCGAGGACCTCAAGCGCCCTGCGTTCGCGTGCATCGTCCGGAAGCAGATTGTATTTGATCAGCGCGGCGATCAATTCCTTGCGGCGTTCGACGAAGCGGTCGCGCCGCTTGCGCGCGCCCCGCGCCATCCGCCGATCGACCGCATTGGATGTGCCGGATTGGGGATCACGCCCATCAGGGAAAATACGGACGCCGCCCGGACCGAGCGCAACGGGCTCATGGCGGTCGCCGCGTTTCTCAAGATGGGTGACAAACCAGCCGAGAGAGTTGGAGCCGAGATCTAGCCCAAGGCGATACAGAACAGACGAGCCTCTGAGTATCTCATTCTTGTTCATAGCTAGATGGCTATCGCCTCTTGAAAAATGTGGAAAATCAATTTCTACGTGCATTGATGTTTGCGTGCAAATCGAATCGCTTCAATACACACAATGTGCGTGAGGCTGTTGTGGCGCGCCACGCTACAACAACCACTGAATATGCTTTGAGTTCGTTTTGAATTCAGGCTGCGATTCTAAGAACTGACTGTGGCTACAGCTTTTTGCTGGTAGCCACTTCTCTTGACAAAGTTAAAAGTGGTGCGCACAGTTACGAGGTGTGATAGCTGTTATTGGTAGACTTACTGGTTTTAGCGGACTGGTGATTGAGGGCCTCCCGTTAACAAGCTTATGCACAAAATGGGGCACCCCGCAGGGTGCCCCTTCCATTTGCGACAGTCACGCAATCCGTCGAAAGCCTGTTCTGCGGAGCCCACGCTGGTGCGCTTCGTTCCTGTCGCCATGGTGAAAGCCGCAGGTCAATCACAGCACTTCGACCGGGCCGCTCTGCAAGTCAATCACCAACGGTGCAAAGCCTTTGGTCATGACACGGGCGTGAATGGCGCATCAGGATGAATGGTCACGTTTCGCGATTGCTCAAGGTGTTCCATCGGCTGCGACAATTTGCCGAG is a genomic window containing:
- a CDS encoding class 1 fructose-bisphosphatase, giving the protein MSHELTLQQRLEVQAGPDPLHRAVKEAVAALAQAAIDISDLTCRGALAGITGEAQGRNTDGDIQKDLDVRADQIIRDALSALPIAVLASEEMAELDILNPGAPISVAFDPLDGSSNINTNISVGTIFSIMPTPPDASAAFTQPGSAQLAAGFVVYGPQTSLILTLGQGVDIFTLDRVERVFKLTGSMMQIPADATEFAINTSNRRHWDLPVRAYIDECLMGADGPSGKNFNMRWIGSLVAEAFRILVRGGIFLYPGDARDGYEDGRLRLVYEAHPMAFIIEQAGGGASTGRKRILDIVPGSLHQRVPLIMGSIKNVRRLEDMHTGPNVALEANAPLFGHRGLFRV
- a CDS encoding phosphoribulokinase; translated protein: MSRKYPIISITGSSGAGTTSVKRTFEQIFRRENVVAAYIEGDAFHRYNRADMRTRMAEESDRGNKHFSHFSPETNLFDELEAVFRSYSESGTGNTRYYVHDDVESAKHGVPPGTFTDWQALPENSDLLFYEGLHGAVVTDKVNVAQYADLKIGVVPVINLEWIQKLHRDRSARGYSTEAVTDTILRRMPDYVNYICPQFAETDINFQRVPTVDTSNPFIARWIPTPDESMVVIRLKNPRGIDFPYLLSMIPNSFMSRANSIVIHGSKMDLAMQLILTPLILQLIDRKRRA
- the fba gene encoding class II fructose-bisphosphate aldolase (catalyzes the reversible aldol condensation of dihydroxyacetonephosphate and glyceraldehyde 3-phosphate in the Calvin cycle, glycolysis, and/or gluconeogenesis); amino-acid sequence: MARITLRQLLDHAAEHGYGVPAFNINNMEQGLAIMEAAAAVDAPVILQASRGARSYANDIMLAKMIDALEQMYPQIPLCMHQDHGNEEATCATAIKYGFTSVMMDGSLKADAKSAADYEYNVDITRRVVDMAHWVGASVEGELGVLGSLEHGGGEQEDGHGIEGPVSHDQLLTDPDQAVDFVRATKVDALAIAMGTSHGAYKFSRKPDGDILAMKVVEEIHRRLPNTHLVMHGSSSVPQHLQDEFNKFGGEMPQTWGVPVEEIVRGIKHGVRKVNIDTDCRLAMTAVFRKIATSNRSEFDPRKFLKPAMDAMRDLCRERFEQFGTAGNAAKIRVIPLSEMAKLYRAGKLDPRIGETAVAAE
- a CDS encoding form I ribulose bisphosphate carboxylase large subunit is translated as MNVLNEKSLTVRGKDRYKSGVMSYKKMGYWEPDYTPKDTDIICLFRVTPQDGVDPIEAAAAVAGESSTATWTVVWTDRLTAAEKYRAKCYRVDPVPGAEGQYFAYIAYDLDLFEPGSISNLTASVIGNVFGFKPLKALRLEDMRLPVAYVKTFKGPPTGIVVERERLDKFGRPLLGATVKPKLGLSGRNYGRVVYEALKGGLDFTKDDENINSQPFMHWRERFLYCMEAVNRAQAATGEIKGSYLNVTAATMEDMYERAEFAKELGSVVVMIDLVIGYTAIQSMSNWARKNDMILHLHRAGHSTYTRQRNHGVSFRVISKWMRLAGVDHIHAGTVVGKLEGDPLTTRGYYDICREEHNPMQLEHGIFFDQNWASLNKMMPVASGGIHAGQMHQLIQHLGEDVVLQFGGGTIGHPMGIQAGATANRVALEAMILARNEGRDYVSEGPDILAKAAASCTPLKQALEVWKDVTFNYQSTDAPDYVTTPAVA
- a CDS encoding ribulose bisphosphate carboxylase small subunit produces the protein MRITQGCFSFLPDLTDEQISKQIQYCLTQGWAVNIEFTDDPHPRNTYWDMWNLPMFDLKDAAGVLMELNECRKVYGDRYIRMSAFDSSHGWESVKISFIVNRPKDEPGFRLERQESDNRNIRYTTTSYAVTARPEGQRYSS
- the cbbX gene encoding CbbX protein, whose product is MQEKVNIREELEAVGIGEILAQLDRELIGLKPVKTRLQEISSLLLVERIRKKMELTSETPTLHMSFTGNPGTGKTTVALRMADILHRLGYVRRGHVVSVTRDELVGQYIGHTAPKTKEILKKAMGGVLFIDEAYYLHRPDNERDYGQEAIEILLQVMESQREDLVVILAGYADRMEKFFSSNPGFRSRIAHHIDFPDYSNDELLAIAEVMLSKMNYKFNPEAREAFVRYIALRKAQPLFSNARSIRNALDRIRLRQANRLVADQNAVLSVEDVKSITASDVLASRVFETSQPAVVEQLMDKRKR
- a CDS encoding helix-turn-helix domain-containing protein, which translates into the protein MISANQLRAARALLNIDQRQMAQLADLSVPTIQRMEASDGVIRGNVDSLMKLVSALDNAGIELISPDGQSLAGGRGVRLKEQVTKPTIKRPKSSSLRPLERAR